In a genomic window of Candidatus Neomarinimicrobiota bacterium:
- a CDS encoding lysophospholipid acyltransferase family protein: MRIKDKVTYRALGLLHVYLKRLSRHAVSKLGARTGSFFFHNFPIRKDVALNNLRLAFPEKNEDYYEQITRQTYCHFGQIFMDVLRADTIDPSRNITVENRHILDEACKQGKGVILLSGHFGNWEMIGVWFAAEGFDLHAVVRGQKNRGANRYFMELRRRCGTFPLYASSPASKMLRSLKNGGILALASDQNAKKKGVFVNFFGKPAATPKGAAVLHLKTGAPIVISICSRNSDGTYHLRFDSLPADEEYRNPVTSVMQNFTSFLEAVVRQNPEQYFWFHKRWKTRPPNSS; the protein is encoded by the coding sequence GTGCGAATCAAAGATAAAGTCACTTACCGGGCACTTGGCCTCCTTCACGTCTACCTGAAACGGTTATCGCGGCATGCCGTCTCAAAATTGGGAGCACGTACGGGATCATTTTTCTTCCACAATTTCCCCATTCGCAAAGATGTGGCGCTCAACAATCTGAGACTGGCCTTCCCGGAAAAGAATGAAGACTATTACGAACAGATAACCAGGCAAACCTACTGTCATTTCGGACAGATTTTCATGGATGTCCTGAGGGCTGACACAATCGATCCATCGCGAAACATCACCGTAGAAAACCGGCATATTCTGGACGAAGCGTGCAAGCAGGGAAAAGGAGTGATCCTTCTATCGGGACATTTCGGCAACTGGGAGATGATTGGGGTCTGGTTCGCTGCTGAAGGATTCGATCTCCACGCGGTGGTAAGGGGACAGAAGAATAGAGGTGCTAATCGTTATTTCATGGAGCTTCGTCGGCGGTGCGGAACTTTTCCACTCTATGCGAGTTCTCCGGCCAGCAAGATGCTAAGAAGCTTGAAGAACGGCGGAATCCTCGCCCTTGCCAGCGATCAGAACGCTAAGAAGAAAGGCGTATTCGTCAACTTCTTCGGCAAGCCTGCCGCAACACCGAAGGGCGCCGCAGTTCTTCATCTGAAAACGGGAGCCCCCATCGTTATCAGCATCTGCTCGCGCAACAGTGACGGAACTTACCACCTGCGGTTTGACTCGCTGCCGGCGGATGAGGAATACCGAAACCCCGTCACTTCTGTTATGCAGAATTTCACCTCTTTTCTGGAAGCGGTAGTCAGGCAGAATCCCGAACAGTATTTCTGGTTCCACAAGAGATGGAAAACGCGGCCGCCCAACTCATCATGA
- a CDS encoding L-threonylcarbamoyladenylate synthase translates to MARTCDVTSPDSLSKSADVIQGGGVLVYPTDTLYGFGVDARDDDALQRLSHIKGKGGPWSVAVSDLEMLQRYATLRGTQRDFATSHLPGKVTLILPSVLTDIATPVLGPDQTVGVRIPDHLFVIELVRRLDFPITSTSVNRTGEEPLNDPHAIAELFGAEVDLIIDAGILPPSAGSRIYDLTGETIETVRDSDDA, encoded by the coding sequence ATGGCACGAACCTGCGACGTAACTTCTCCAGATTCCCTGTCCAAATCGGCAGACGTGATCCAAGGTGGGGGAGTTCTAGTTTACCCCACCGATACCCTCTACGGCTTCGGTGTTGACGCCAGAGATGACGATGCTCTCCAAAGACTTTCACACATCAAAGGGAAAGGAGGACCGTGGTCTGTGGCGGTGAGCGACCTTGAGATGCTGCAGCGCTATGCCACTCTCCGCGGAACGCAGAGAGACTTCGCCACTTCCCATTTGCCCGGTAAGGTAACTCTGATCCTGCCAAGCGTCCTCACCGATATCGCAACCCCAGTACTGGGCCCGGACCAGACCGTCGGCGTTCGCATTCCGGATCACCTCTTCGTAATAGAACTGGTGAGACGATTGGACTTCCCCATCACCTCCACCAGCGTCAACCGTACCGGAGAGGAACCGCTGAACGACCCCCATGCCATCGCCGAACTGTTCGGAGCGGAGGTAGACCTCATCATCGACGCGGGAATTCTCCCGCCGTCAGCGGGTTCCCGTATCTACGATTTGACGGGAGAGACGATCGAAACCGTTCGAGATTCCGACGATGCTTAA
- a CDS encoding DUF3108 domain-containing protein, translating to MLKQLLPFILTGLVSAQEGLPFQVGEILNYDASINFLKAGAAALEVSSQESLQDAQVFHIIFSLTSNRFLDRLYRVRDEVDTWIDVDGLFTRKYRKKLREKNYSKDFMAQMDYEDSVVVSGEKSFPLTQELRDPYSLFYYLRTLPLQVGDLLSFTTFDNNRFTDFQVTVHRTESVRVPAGRFDCIVIEPFREGRALLKHQGDMTIWLSNDEKRLPVKVVSKAKFGSVTMRLRSVGK from the coding sequence ATGCTTAAGCAATTACTGCCGTTCATACTTACAGGCCTCGTGAGCGCGCAAGAGGGTCTTCCTTTCCAAGTGGGTGAGATCCTCAACTACGACGCCAGCATCAATTTTCTCAAGGCCGGCGCCGCCGCGCTGGAGGTCTCTTCTCAGGAGTCGTTACAGGATGCGCAGGTATTCCACATTATCTTCTCCCTCACCAGCAACCGGTTCTTGGATCGGCTTTACAGAGTGAGGGATGAAGTGGATACATGGATTGATGTTGACGGACTGTTCACAAGGAAATACCGGAAGAAGCTGAGGGAAAAGAACTATAGTAAGGACTTCATGGCGCAGATGGACTATGAGGATTCGGTCGTTGTCTCGGGAGAGAAGTCCTTCCCCCTCACTCAAGAGCTGAGAGATCCCTACTCACTCTTTTACTATCTGCGAACGCTTCCGCTCCAGGTTGGCGATCTGCTGTCATTCACCACGTTCGATAACAACAGATTTACCGATTTTCAGGTAACTGTGCACCGCACCGAATCGGTCCGTGTTCCGGCGGGAAGATTCGATTGCATCGTCATTGAGCCGTTCAGAGAGGGGAGAGCCCTGCTGAAGCATCAGGGTGATATGACTATCTGGCTGTCAAATGATGAGAAGAGGCTGCCGGTGAAGGTGGTTTCCAAGGCGAAGTTTGGCTCGGTGACCATGCGGCTCAGGAGTGTGGGAAAGTAA